CACCCTTTCCCTTTGAACAGTGGAACAGTTCAAAAAGGCGGCGGTGTGTTCACACTGGCTCACAGTAGTTACGATTTACTTAGAGCTAGTGTATTTGGTGACGGCCTTCGTTCCCTCACTGACGGCGTGCTTGGCCAGCTCGCCGGGCAGCAGCAGCCTCACGGAGGTCTGCACCTCCCGGGACGTGATTGTGGAACGCTTGTTGTAGTGGGCCAAACGGGACGCCTCGGCAGCGATGCGTTCGAAGATGTCATTCACGAACGAGTTCATGATAGACATCGCCTTACTGGATATACCAGTGTCGGGATGAACCTGCTTCAGCACCTTGTAGATGTAGATGGCGTAACTCTCCTTCCTCTtgtgcttcttcttctttttatcaGTCTTGGAGATGTTCTTCTGGGCCTTGCCAGACTTCTTGGCGGCCTTACCACTTGTCTTCGgcggcatatttatttatttaattgacaaCGGTAACAGCGGTGATACAGACTGGCTCCGGTCGGCAACTGACTGGTTTCGTGTCGCAAAATCGTGGGCTTTCGTCTCATTCCGGTAAGGGGATGGGGAATCAGTGACGAGGCAACGGCCTCTTTACTGAGGTGTCGGTCGCTGTCTGTCAAAACAGACAGGTCGTTGGGTTGGGAAAGTGCCACAAGAATGGGGTCTGTCCTACTACCTATCTCAGGTCGCGATATCCGCTCAAGCCGGGAAGGGCCGGCGAGCTATCTCAGCGGGCGGGATAAGAAGAGACAAACCTATGTAATGGGGGGGTCACTGGGGGTCTGTTATGAGGTCTCTAGGGAACTGCTTAGAGTCGGG
This genomic interval from Plodia interpunctella isolate USDA-ARS_2022_Savannah chromosome 30, ilPloInte3.2, whole genome shotgun sequence contains the following:
- the LOC128682473 gene encoding histone H2B: MPPKTSGKAAKKSGKAQKNISKTDKKKKKHKRKESYAIYIYKVLKQVHPDTGISSKAMSIMNSFVNDIFERIAAEASRLAHYNKRSTITSREVQTSVRLLLPGELAKHAVSEGTKAVTKYTSSK